The Vicingaceae bacterium genome has a window encoding:
- a CDS encoding polysaccharide biosynthesis protein, giving the protein MGQIKKLAGQTLIYGGTNMAARFINYLLVPLYTYYFSPEQYGIVSELYAYVAFLQVLLTFGMETAYFRFSQKNDEPVVYSQSLLFVSLISVGFIIVVILLRDWLHQLLSNGLDVPYKTYVVWFACILAIDAISAIPLARLRLQNRPVKFALIKMTNILCNVLFNLFFILWLPWLCDHHGGIWSKLYDPSLGVGYIFLSNLLASFVLLISLWPQIKTARLILNRPLISKMIHYGWPLAVMGLAGIVNETIDRPMIKYLSPGDAEDKLAQVGIYGACYKIAILMSIIIQAYRYAADPFFFQKSKDSDHKEVYALVMKYFVKVMLFVALGIVANLSWIGYFVGEAYRTGLVIVPWLILANFFLGVYFNLSVWYKLTDKTIYGSLIAIAGALLTLILNYLLIPEVGYTGAAITTFVCYLTMALVSYFLGQKHFRVPYDIKSFLVEFALFMVAMVYIWQNPHFLANSWIHLLWKNLILVLFGVFLWQRTTRDKHLSIL; this is encoded by the coding sequence ATGGCATCGTATCGGAACTATATGCCTATGTGGCATTTTTGCAAGTTTTGCTGACATTCGGCATGGAAACGGCCTACTTCAGATTCTCTCAAAAAAACGATGAACCGGTTGTTTACAGTCAATCTTTGTTGTTTGTTTCATTGATTTCTGTCGGTTTTATTATAGTGGTCATTCTATTGAGGGATTGGTTGCATCAATTGCTGAGCAATGGATTGGATGTGCCATACAAAACGTATGTTGTATGGTTTGCCTGTATTTTGGCCATTGACGCCATCTCTGCCATTCCCCTTGCAAGGTTGCGGCTCCAAAACCGTCCGGTAAAATTTGCATTGATAAAAATGACCAATATCCTGTGTAATGTGTTGTTCAATTTGTTTTTTATCTTATGGCTTCCATGGTTATGCGATCACCATGGAGGTATATGGTCGAAGTTGTATGACCCTTCTTTGGGAGTAGGTTATATTTTTCTATCCAACTTGCTGGCTTCATTCGTTCTACTGATCAGCTTATGGCCGCAAATAAAGACGGCACGACTGATTCTAAACAGACCGCTGATTTCAAAGATGATACACTATGGCTGGCCATTGGCTGTGATGGGATTGGCCGGCATCGTGAATGAAACCATCGACCGGCCTATGATTAAATATCTTTCACCGGGCGATGCAGAGGACAAACTGGCACAGGTGGGCATCTACGGTGCATGCTATAAAATTGCCATTTTGATGTCCATCATCATTCAGGCCTATAGATATGCCGCCGATCCGTTTTTCTTTCAAAAATCAAAAGACAGTGATCATAAAGAAGTATATGCCTTGGTGATGAAATATTTTGTTAAAGTAATGTTGTTTGTTGCTTTGGGAATTGTAGCCAATTTGAGTTGGATTGGTTACTTTGTGGGAGAGGCATACAGGACCGGACTGGTTATTGTACCCTGGTTGATTTTGGCTAATTTTTTTCTTGGAGTTTATTTCAACTTATCGGTTTGGTATAAACTTACCGATAAAACCATTTATGGTTCTTTGATTGCCATTGCAGGAGCATTGTTAACACTGATTTTAAATTATTTGTTAATCCCTGAGGTTGGCTATACAGGTGCAGCCATTACAACATTTGTTTGTTATTTGACAATGGCTTTGGTTTCTTATTTTCTTGGTCAAAAACACTTTCGTGTGCCCTATGACATAAAAAGTTTTCTGGTGGAATTTGCTTTATTCATGGTTGCTATGGTTTATATCTGGCAAAATCCTCATTTTTTGGCAAACAGTTGGATCCACCTTTTATGGAAAAACCTGATATTAGTGCTATTTGGAGTTTTTCTGTGGCAGAGGACAACAAGAGATAAACATCTATCCATCTTGTGA